The proteins below are encoded in one region of Telopea speciosissima isolate NSW1024214 ecotype Mountain lineage chromosome 10, Tspe_v1, whole genome shotgun sequence:
- the LOC122643232 gene encoding agamous-like MADS-box protein AGL62: MAGKRSLGRQKIEIKRINCEASRQVTFSKRRAGLFKKASELCTLCAAEIAIIVFSLAGKVYSFGHPNVGSIIERFLTVNNPPQEAVVLPLVVAHRAASVRELNRKYTEVLNRKETETKRAEAFNRSTAEAKQSEPWWEAPIENMRLLELHQLQICIEEINQTMTKRVEELLAKAAVTSPFLSINPMGMVDHFPATRATPNPNNASLIIPHGHGYRLSLGRGLF, from the coding sequence ATGGCAGGGAAACGAAGCTTGGGTCGTCAGAAGATTGAGATCAAGAGGATCAATTGTGAGGCTTCTCGACAGGTTACCTTCTCCAAACGCCGGGCAGGCCTTTTCAAAAAAGCGAGTGAGCTCTGTACTCTGTGTGCTGCCGAGATAGCCATAATTGTCTTTTCTCTTGCAGGGAAGGTGTATTCCTTTGGCCACCCAAATGTGGGGTCCATCATTGAAAGGTTCCTCACTGTAAACAATCCGCCACAGGAAGCCGTTGTGTTGCCTCTTGTGGTTGCTCACCGTGCAGCCAGTGTTCGAGAGCTCAACCGAAAGTATACAGAGGTGCTCAACCGAAAGGAAACAGAGACGAAGCGAGCCGAGGCATTCAACCGATCGACCGCAGAAGCGAAGCAGAGCGAACCATGGTGGGAAGCACCCATTGAAAATATGAGATTGCTTGAGCTGCATCAGTTGCAAATTTGTATTGAGGAAATTAACCAGACTATGACGAAACGGGTTGAAGAGCTTTTGGCCAAAGCTGCTGTTACCTCCCCTTTCTTATCTATCAATCCAATGGGAATGGTGGATCATTTTCCAGCAACAAGAGCTACCCCAAATCCAAATAATGCTTCTTTAATCATCCCTCATGGACATGGTTATCGTCTTAGTCTTGGACGTGGTCTTTTCTGa
- the LOC122643230 gene encoding uncharacterized protein LOC122643230, with amino-acid sequence MDKVRDVVRNWGLKEGVSMKSLSKGFIIFRFHNAEDMTCIWRRSPIRVDGQTLRFQQWRKDFMVDDQAITNRLTWIRFPGLPQEYWHEDIILLIAKAVGRPIAIDRRTKNLHFGHYARVCVDVDDSVPQVEEVYVEREQEGSMEMYVFKQKVVFEDPSTRCHRCHRYGDREEHCRSREMEHDDGMPDAINDERQGQCISHQQEWRPRESSAAVEGVSGSSPAGVRAVGEAKLVLDSNKETMMQATDLVQTVVVLAAGKENFQGVQPSMPTSASRSNTVVVETTVHGGSDVHGGSDGISLRVDSTPRSSSLDQAKASHDVNRPTPIQIECRDNGRTAVVVHVDHSQEDKSEGTELFLEAPRRCQVRERHIEQGNIIIGARRRGKGALEANSVVSQSQENSKEF; translated from the coding sequence ATGGACAAGGTTCGAGATGTAGTGAGGAACTGGGGTTTGAAAGAAGGAGTTTCAATGAAGTCGTTAAGCAAGGGATTCATTATCTTCAGATTTCACAACGCAGAGGACATGACATGCATCTGGAGAAGAAGTCCTATTCGCGTGGATGGACAAACCCTGAGGTTCCAGCAGTGGAGAAAAGACTTCATGGTTGATGATCAGGCTATCACAAACAGATTAACCTGGATTCGTTTTCCAGGCTTGCCGCAAGAATACTGGCATGAGGATATTATTCTATTGATCGCAAAGGCGGTGGGGAGGCCGATCGCCATTGACAGAAGAACTAAGAATTTGCACTTTGGGCATTATGCGAGAGTGTGTGTGGATGTAGATGACTCTGTGCCTCAGGTCGAGGAAGTTTATGTTGAACGGGAACAGGAGGGGTCCATGGAGATGTATGTCTTCAAGCAGAAAGTTGTGTTTGAGGATCCGTCAACTCGATGTCATCGATGTCATCGGTATGGGGATCGAGAGGAACATTGCAGAAGCCGCGAGATGGAGCATGATGATGGCATGCCTGATGCCATTAATGACGAGAGGCAAGGCCAGTGCATTTCACACCAACAGGAGTGGCGTCCTAGAGAATCATCGGCGGCAGTCGAGGGTGTTTCAGGGAGCTCGCCGGCAGGGGTCAGGGCGGTGGGGGAAGCAAAGTTGGTTTTGGACTCTAATAAGGAAACAATGATGCAGGCTACGGATTTGGTGCAAACTGTTGTGGTTTTGGCAGCTGGGAAGGAGAATTTTCAGGGAGTTCAACCTAGCATGCCTACTTCGGCATCACGTTCAAACACGGTGGTAGTTGAGACCACCGTGCATGGTGGTTCAGATGTGCATGGTGGTTCAGATGGGATTAGTTTGAGAGTAGATTCTACTCCCCGATCTAGTTCTTTGGACCAGGCTAAGGCTTCACATGATGTGAACCGGCCCACTCCTATTCAAATTGAATGTCGCGACAATGGTAGGACAGCTGTGGTAGTTCATGTAGATCATTCACAAGAGGATAAAAGTGAAGGAACAGAACTTTTCTTGGAGGCCCCACGCAGGTGCCAAGTAAGGGAAAGACATATTGAACAGGGCAATATCATCATAGGCGCACGACGTAGAGGGAAAGGTGCACTTGAAGCCAACTCTGTTGTATCTCAGAGCCAGGAAAATTCTAAAGAGTTCTGA